A single window of Chloracidobacterium thermophilum B DNA harbors:
- a CDS encoding helix-turn-helix domain-containing protein, which translates to MLTAHRIALDPNNRQSTWLARAAGTARFAWNWALDEWQRQYAAWKADNRRPRPSEAALRRQLNAIKREQFPWMLEVTKCAPQMAIMQLGRAFGNFFAGRARYPKFRRKGVDDRFTLSND; encoded by the coding sequence ATGTTGACGGCTCATCGGATTGCGCTTGATCCGAACAACCGGCAGTCCACCTGGCTGGCCCGTGCGGCCGGCACGGCGCGCTTTGCCTGGAACTGGGCGCTGGACGAGTGGCAACGGCAGTATGCGGCATGGAAGGCTGACAACCGCCGGCCCAGGCCGTCTGAGGCGGCCCTGCGCCGCCAACTCAACGCCATCAAGCGCGAACAGTTCCCCTGGATGCTGGAGGTCACCAAGTGCGCCCCGCAGATGGCGATTATGCAGTTGGGGCGGGCGTTCGGGAATTTCTTTGCCGGTCGCGCCCGGTATCCGAAGTTTCGCAGGAAGGGCGTGGATGATCGTTTCACGCTCAGCAATGACTAG
- a CDS encoding 50S ribosomal protein L25: MIADTVIEVKARQKLGSNEARRCRRAGAIPVNVYGRKRPSFHGLVDRKAFAAFVRKGVSRATVFNISLPEEGLVPVIIREVQTHPVRGSIEHLDFLRVAMDEPVKTAVPLRLQGEPLGVKQGAVLQRGVRTLTVKCLTAQLPKEIVVDIADLKIGGRIYAQDVKLPEGVQLLSPPTQLIVSLVGTRASAEAVAAAAGEAPKKGKK; this comes from the coding sequence ATGATTGCTGACACCGTGATTGAAGTGAAGGCGCGGCAGAAGCTTGGTTCCAACGAAGCGCGGCGCTGTCGCCGGGCCGGGGCCATTCCGGTCAATGTCTATGGGCGCAAACGTCCGTCATTCCATGGTCTGGTGGACCGCAAAGCGTTTGCAGCGTTCGTGCGCAAGGGGGTAAGTCGGGCTACGGTGTTCAACATCAGCCTGCCGGAAGAAGGTCTCGTGCCGGTCATCATCCGGGAAGTGCAAACGCACCCGGTACGCGGTTCCATCGAGCACCTGGACTTTTTGCGCGTGGCCATGGATGAGCCGGTCAAAACGGCTGTTCCGCTGCGTTTGCAGGGCGAGCCGCTGGGGGTCAAGCAGGGAGCGGTGTTGCAGCGTGGGGTGCGTACGCTTACCGTCAAATGTCTGACGGCACAACTGCCCAAGGAGATCGTCGTGGACATCGCCGACCTGAAGATCGGCGGGCGCATCTATGCGCAGGATGTGAAACTGCCCGAAGGTGTCCAGTTGCTCTCGCCACCAACCCAGCTCATTGTTTCGCTGGTTGGCACGCGCGCTTCTGCTGAAGCCGTGGCTGCGGCCGCAGGTGAAGCGCCGAAGAAGGGCAAGAAGTAG
- the rpsF gene encoding 30S ribosomal protein S6, translated as MNTKCDRLYEVMFVVDPDLPEEEMDSMVASLSTQISSQGGVVNKVEKIGRQRLAYVIRKGSRKFQEGFYILLHVGGTGREIAEIERRLRVLDPVIRFLTVRVDEDLKRAQKIKARRERRMAIRAARQAANNTGAEPEEEE; from the coding sequence GTGAATACCAAGTGTGATCGTCTGTATGAAGTAATGTTTGTCGTTGATCCTGACCTGCCTGAAGAGGAAATGGACAGCATGGTGGCATCCCTTTCCACGCAAATCAGCAGCCAGGGCGGGGTCGTCAACAAGGTTGAAAAGATCGGCCGGCAGCGGCTGGCTTACGTGATCCGCAAGGGAAGTCGCAAGTTTCAGGAAGGCTTTTATATTCTGCTCCACGTCGGCGGGACGGGGCGGGAAATTGCCGAAATCGAGCGTCGGTTGCGGGTACTCGATCCGGTCATCCGTTTTCTGACCGTGCGCGTGGATGAAGACCTCAAACGCGCTCAGAAAATCAAGGCGCGCCGGGAACGGCGGATGGCAATACGGGCCGCGCGTCAGGCGGCGAACAACACAGGCGCTGAGCCAGAGGAAGAGGAATAG
- a CDS encoding RNA-guided endonuclease InsQ/TnpB family protein, with amino-acid sequence MKVSGSHIRIPKLGWVRMREPLRFSGKIMSATVSRTADRWFVSITVDTDDPPRRPAENQGVVGVDVGVAALATLSTGETIPGPKPHTALLKRLRRLSRSLSRKQKGSRNRARARRKLARLHARTANIRQDALHKLTSKLTSELTRRFHTIVIEDLNVRGMLANRRLARSIADMGWGEFRRQLEYKAARRGGLVVAADRFFASSRTCSACGHQLEVLPLSVRRWRCRACGILHDRDVNAARNLLAYGLAVLNGSTASSAGCQACGEEGSGGGRKAVVKPASTKQEVSFVPA; translated from the coding sequence GTGAAAGTCAGCGGCTCACACATTCGCATTCCGAAGTTGGGCTGGGTGCGGATGCGCGAGCCATTGCGCTTTTCCGGCAAGATCATGTCAGCCACGGTCTCCCGCACCGCCGACCGCTGGTTTGTCAGCATCACCGTTGACACCGACGATCCGCCCAGACGCCCCGCCGAGAACCAAGGCGTGGTGGGGGTGGATGTGGGTGTGGCGGCGCTGGCGACGCTCTCGACGGGAGAGACCATTCCCGGCCCCAAACCACACACCGCTCTGCTCAAACGCCTGCGCCGGCTGTCGCGAAGCCTGTCCAGAAAGCAGAAGGGGTCACGCAACCGCGCCAGGGCCCGCCGGAAGCTGGCACGGCTGCACGCGCGGACAGCCAACATCCGGCAGGATGCCCTGCACAAGCTCACCAGCAAGCTCACCAGCGAGCTTACGCGCCGGTTTCATACCATTGTCATTGAGGACCTGAATGTGCGTGGCATGCTGGCCAACCGGCGACTGGCCCGCTCCATTGCCGACATGGGGTGGGGTGAGTTCCGGCGGCAACTGGAGTACAAGGCGGCAAGGCGTGGCGGGCTGGTGGTGGCCGCCGACCGCTTCTTTGCCAGCAGCCGGACGTGTTCGGCTTGCGGACACCAACTGGAGGTGTTGCCGCTGTCAGTGCGCCGGTGGAGATGCCGGGCCTGTGGCATCCTGCACGACCGGGATGTGAATGCGGCGCGGAATTTGTTGGCGTATGGTCTGGCCGTCCTGAACGGCTCTACGGCGAGTTCCGCCGGATGTCAAGCCTGTGGAGAGGAAGGCTCTGGCGGCGGCCGCAAGGCGGTTGTGAAACCGGCCTCAACGAAGCAGGAAGTCAGCTTTGTTCCTGCTTGA
- the rplI gene encoding 50S ribosomal protein L9, whose protein sequence is MAMMELLLKENVEHLGIRGDIVKVRAGYGRNYLIPKGLALMATRANIKLIERERQRLIKLAEAELAAARSLSEKLAALTLTFPRKAGEKGTLYGSVTSMDIAEALAAQQLEVERRQIVLKEPIKALGEYEVPVKLHRDVTVALKVVVVSDAPAAASPATPVANPTDTPAPATTPAAE, encoded by the coding sequence ATGGCGATGATGGAACTGCTGTTGAAGGAAAATGTCGAACACCTGGGCATCCGGGGCGACATCGTGAAGGTCCGCGCCGGCTATGGGCGCAACTATCTGATTCCCAAAGGGCTGGCGCTCATGGCGACCCGTGCCAACATCAAGCTCATCGAGCGCGAGCGGCAGCGTCTGATCAAGCTGGCCGAAGCCGAACTCGCCGCCGCCCGCTCGCTGAGCGAGAAGCTCGCCGCCCTGACGCTGACGTTCCCGCGCAAGGCCGGCGAGAAAGGAACGCTCTACGGTTCGGTGACTTCGATGGACATTGCCGAGGCACTGGCGGCCCAGCAGCTCGAAGTCGAGCGGCGGCAAATTGTTCTCAAGGAACCCATCAAGGCGCTTGGGGAATATGAAGTGCCGGTCAAGCTGCACCGCGATGTGACCGTGGCGCTCAAGGTCGTCGTGGTCTCCGACGCGCCGGCGGCAGCGTCCCCCGCCACACCGGTTGCCAACCCTACGGATACACCTGCTCCGGCCACAACGCCGGCAGCGGAGTAG
- the purS gene encoding phosphoribosylformylglycinamidine synthase subunit PurS has translation MKATVHVTLKPGVLDPQGQTIQRASESLGFTRIRDVRQGKFFEVELADGDDTEAARAELERFAREMLANPVIEDYRIEFP, from the coding sequence ATGAAAGCCACCGTGCACGTGACCCTCAAGCCGGGGGTACTTGACCCGCAGGGGCAAACCATTCAGCGCGCCAGTGAGTCCCTTGGCTTCACCCGCATTCGGGATGTTCGGCAGGGCAAGTTCTTCGAGGTCGAGCTGGCCGACGGCGATGACACCGAAGCGGCCCGCGCCGAACTGGAACGGTTTGCCCGTGAGATGCTGGCCAACCCGGTTATTGAAGACTACCGGATAGAGTTTCCGTAA
- a CDS encoding IS607 family transposase: protein MTRLCPASFRGRETARRTIADARVSSHDQKDGLERQKQVPELYCTQPGWTFGIIADLGSGMNDHKKGLRRWLESILAGEAGRLVITHQDRRLCFGTGLVFAIGEAKNVEVVMLNQGEDTTFEEDLAKDVLEISTVFSTRLYGSRSHRNRKLIDGVKQAVAEAQIC from the coding sequence ATGACCCGGCTGTGTCCCGCGTCGTTCCGCGGCCGGGAAACGGCGCGGCGCACCATCGCTGACGCCCGTGTTTCCAGTCATGACCAGAAAGACGGTCTGGAGCGGCAAAAGCAGGTTCCTGAACTGTACTGCACCCAACCGGGCTGGACGTTCGGGATCATTGCCGACCTTGGCTCCGGCATGAACGACCACAAGAAAGGACTGAGGCGTTGGCTGGAGTCCATCCTGGCCGGAGAAGCCGGGCGGCTGGTCATCACGCACCAGGACCGGCGGCTTTGTTTTGGCACCGGACTGGTGTTTGCCATTGGCGAGGCCAAAAACGTTGAAGTGGTGATGCTCAACCAGGGTGAGGACACGACGTTTGAGGAAGACCTGGCGAAGGACGTTCTGGAGATCAGCACCGTCTTCAGCACCCGGCTTTATGGCAGCCGGTCACACCGGAACCGGAAACTTATTGACGGCGTGAAGCAGGCCGTCGCCGAGGCACAGATATGTTGA
- a CDS encoding UvrD-helicase domain-containing protein produces MEARECLSLSDEQRRAVEAPLGSNLVIAGPGTGKTRTLAYRVAYVIQTLGVPPDNILAVTYTNKATEEMRYRLRWLLPDEAGRLTIGTFHSFCIRLLRQHHAHLDLPRHFGIADENAQIRLLQRLRPNITEQNARNILLHFSQERLGKLKDMDTLARENPFFAQYLAGLRHNALIDFDDILVLTDRLLQQTEILDKVRAGLRFILVDEFQDTDRMQYTILKRLALRQDLNTKRCENIIPVFAVADDDQSIFAWRGAHPENIHEFFTEFLAGQDEAVLRLETNYRCAGHIVEAANRLMARAPRLFDKSPRAHRAAGKAVQILSYNSPEEEIEGIAQAILAARQQNVPLSDMAILYRRHNTGQQIEMALLEKGIPCQVIRRTSQFEAPAMKRWLLLMRAILNPDDDLALAELIGLTCDDATRRYFEQQHQTATGKQALRHILWEALEADQSDVRRAAGKIVGWLAFGKTCLDTSPCLSHWIATLGAFLKADTAPLPPLAAPSPDLVTAAKWLARLSQVKGTLVIAATDPLVEEVATYLVTHTLAGQAAFHICACRKLPPQMPTEKAVLLALDHAAEQTATRQWKFDGILLVATTLPGQATYARRQVDPGALPTDERGAQPSRFVTLWKLMRTYLAATLQPLFSDYTIVDLETTDKDAHHCDIVEVAAIRIRQGQETEAYSQLVRPALEPISAEAEKTHHISAEMVADAPTFEAIAPALHAFLGQDLLVAHNGLAFDFKVLRRRFRDVGLKFDHPFFDTLLFARQLYADHPSIKRCRLEDLAQAHGIEIGTAHRALDDTRTLAAVFQAMQRDYQEQRAATLGAETLGILALAMLLEMSEAEAAASSLFQAGVSLWKTATDDWLMSRLETEPAAATAAAVWRRRVGSDPPETDHQTPEVLAALAKRYDDLPTREGMQALLDFTRLMTAADHWRDCEAVTLMTIHAAKGLEFSHVWLPALEESSPVSGSPPPAANPNHSHDRLEEERRLLYVGLTRAQEQAVLSWAKTRDGNSRTHLRFLADLGQLVLAGENGSALSPDMA; encoded by the coding sequence ATGGAAGCCAGGGAATGCCTTTCGCTGAGTGACGAGCAACGGCGGGCGGTCGAAGCGCCGCTCGGGTCAAACCTTGTCATTGCCGGTCCCGGAACGGGCAAAACCCGAACGCTGGCGTACCGTGTCGCTTATGTCATCCAAACGCTGGGTGTGCCGCCGGACAACATCCTCGCCGTGACCTACACCAACAAGGCGACCGAGGAAATGCGCTATCGGCTGCGCTGGCTGCTCCCCGACGAAGCCGGACGGCTGACGATTGGCACCTTCCACAGCTTCTGCATTCGCCTGCTGCGGCAGCACCACGCGCACCTTGATCTCCCCCGGCACTTCGGCATTGCCGATGAAAACGCGCAAATCAGGCTGCTCCAGCGCCTGCGCCCCAACATCACAGAGCAAAACGCCCGCAACATCCTGCTGCACTTTTCCCAGGAGCGGCTGGGCAAACTCAAGGATATGGACACACTGGCCAGAGAAAATCCCTTCTTTGCCCAGTACCTGGCCGGACTGCGCCACAACGCCCTCATTGACTTCGACGACATTCTGGTTCTGACCGACAGGCTGCTCCAGCAGACGGAGATTCTGGACAAAGTGCGGGCCGGACTGCGTTTCATCCTCGTGGATGAGTTTCAGGATACCGACCGCATGCAGTACACCATCCTCAAACGTCTGGCCCTGCGGCAGGACCTGAATACCAAGCGCTGTGAAAACATCATTCCCGTTTTTGCCGTTGCTGACGATGACCAGTCCATCTTTGCGTGGCGTGGGGCGCACCCGGAAAACATCCACGAGTTTTTTACGGAGTTCCTCGCCGGGCAGGACGAAGCTGTCCTGCGGCTCGAAACCAACTACCGGTGTGCCGGCCACATCGTGGAAGCTGCCAACCGCCTTATGGCGCGGGCGCCACGCCTGTTTGACAAATCCCCACGGGCCCACCGCGCCGCCGGGAAAGCCGTTCAAATCCTGTCCTACAACAGCCCGGAAGAGGAAATCGAAGGGATTGCCCAGGCCATTCTCGCTGCCCGGCAACAGAACGTCCCGCTGTCGGACATGGCCATTCTCTACCGCCGCCACAACACGGGGCAGCAGATCGAAATGGCCTTGCTGGAGAAAGGGATTCCCTGCCAGGTCATACGTCGCACGAGCCAGTTTGAAGCCCCTGCGATGAAGCGGTGGTTGCTGCTGATGCGCGCCATTCTCAACCCTGACGACGACTTGGCCCTGGCGGAACTCATCGGGCTGACCTGTGACGATGCCACCCGCCGGTACTTTGAGCAGCAGCACCAGACTGCAACGGGCAAACAGGCGCTGCGCCACATCCTCTGGGAGGCGCTCGAAGCCGACCAATCCGACGTGCGGCGCGCAGCCGGAAAAATCGTTGGCTGGCTTGCGTTTGGCAAAACCTGTCTGGATACGTCCCCGTGCCTGTCCCACTGGATAGCCACGCTGGGTGCGTTTCTCAAAGCCGACACGGCGCCCCTGCCGCCTCTGGCTGCCCCTTCGCCCGATCTGGTCACGGCCGCCAAATGGCTGGCGCGGCTCAGTCAAGTCAAAGGCACGCTGGTTATTGCCGCCACCGATCCACTCGTGGAGGAAGTTGCCACGTACCTTGTCACGCATACTCTGGCCGGGCAGGCTGCCTTTCACATCTGTGCCTGCCGCAAACTGCCGCCCCAGATGCCAACTGAAAAGGCTGTCCTGCTGGCGCTCGACCACGCGGCCGAACAGACAGCAACCCGGCAGTGGAAGTTTGACGGCATCCTGCTCGTTGCAACAACCCTGCCGGGGCAGGCAACCTATGCCCGCCGTCAGGTTGATCCCGGCGCGCTGCCCACGGACGAACGGGGCGCACAGCCAAGCCGTTTCGTCACCCTGTGGAAGCTGATGCGGACGTATCTGGCCGCCACCCTGCAACCGCTTTTTTCGGACTACACCATCGTGGACCTGGAAACGACGGACAAGGACGCCCACCACTGCGACATTGTGGAAGTCGCCGCCATTCGCATCCGGCAGGGACAGGAAACGGAAGCCTACAGCCAGCTCGTCCGGCCGGCCCTGGAGCCAATCTCCGCCGAAGCCGAGAAGACCCACCACATCAGCGCGGAGATGGTGGCCGACGCTCCCACCTTCGAGGCAATCGCACCGGCGCTGCATGCCTTTCTGGGACAGGATTTGCTCGTCGCGCACAACGGGCTGGCCTTTGATTTCAAGGTTCTCCGGCGTCGCTTCCGGGATGTCGGGCTGAAATTCGACCACCCGTTCTTTGACACCCTGCTTTTCGCGCGGCAGCTCTACGCTGATCACCCAAGCATCAAACGTTGCCGTCTGGAAGACCTGGCGCAGGCGCATGGCATCGAGATAGGCACGGCGCACCGCGCGCTTGACGACACCCGTACGCTGGCGGCGGTGTTTCAGGCCATGCAGAGGGACTACCAGGAACAGCGCGCTGCGACCCTTGGCGCAGAAACACTGGGTATCCTGGCGCTGGCGATGCTGCTGGAGATGTCCGAAGCCGAAGCGGCCGCCTCCAGCCTGTTTCAGGCCGGCGTGAGTCTGTGGAAAACAGCCACGGATGACTGGCTGATGTCGCGCCTGGAGACCGAGCCGGCGGCAGCCACGGCCGCGGCTGTCTGGAGAAGAAGGGTCGGCAGTGACCCGCCGGAAACAGACCACCAGACGCCGGAGGTGTTGGCCGCCCTGGCCAAACGCTACGATGACCTTCCGACCCGTGAAGGGATGCAGGCGCTGCTTGACTTTACCCGCCTGATGACGGCGGCTGATCACTGGCGCGACTGTGAGGCCGTCACGCTGATGACCATTCACGCCGCCAAGGGGCTGGAATTTTCCCACGTCTGGCTGCCGGCATTGGAAGAATCCTCCCCGGTGTCAGGCAGTCCGCCACCGGCAGCCAACCCGAACCACTCCCATGACCGGTTGGAGGAAGAACGCCGGCTGCTGTACGTCGGATTGACGCGCGCCCAGGAACAGGCCGTCTTGTCGTGGGCAAAAACCAGGGACGGGAACTCCAGGACCCACCTCCGCTTCCTTGCCGACCTTGGTCAGTTGGTTTTGGCAGGCGAAAATGGTTCCGCCCTCTCCCCTGACATGGCGTAA
- a CDS encoding competence/damage-inducible protein A, protein MSHAEIIAIGSELLTPFRSDTNSLWLTAELNALGIAVRRKTVVGDDELFLEETLRDALRNSPVVITTGGLGPTEDDITRKVVARVTQRPLVLQPELLDRIRHQFESRGLKMAPNNERQALVPRDAEALRNEYGTAPGIVIAEGDRLLILLPGPPREMRPMFTAYVRPKLTPLAGSARLRTRTLRVAGMGESQVDDLIAPIYTRYTNPTTTILFNNTEVELHFTASAPSDAEAEALLDEVVGQVEEVLGVNVFSHRGETLEQIVGLRLTLKGYTIATAESCTGGLLSKRLTDVPGSSKYFLEGVIAYTNEAKTRLLGVPAELIAEHGAVSAEVAEAMATGIKARAGTTIGVGITGIAGPDGGTDEKPVGLVYVGVAGDFIVTHRKFILPGDRDRIRHLASQVALDLVRRTFLL, encoded by the coding sequence ATGTCTCATGCCGAAATCATTGCCATTGGCTCGGAACTGCTCACGCCTTTCCGTAGCGACACCAACTCCCTGTGGTTGACTGCCGAACTCAACGCCCTGGGCATTGCCGTCCGCCGCAAGACGGTCGTCGGCGACGACGAGTTGTTTCTGGAAGAAACGCTCCGGGATGCCCTCCGCAACTCGCCGGTTGTCATCACCACCGGCGGACTGGGGCCGACCGAGGATGACATCACGCGGAAGGTCGTGGCGCGTGTGACGCAGCGGCCGCTTGTGCTTCAGCCGGAGCTTCTCGACCGCATCCGGCATCAGTTTGAAAGCCGTGGACTGAAGATGGCCCCTAACAACGAACGACAGGCGCTTGTGCCGCGCGATGCTGAGGCGCTCCGCAACGAATACGGCACGGCGCCGGGCATCGTGATTGCGGAAGGCGACCGGCTGCTCATCCTGCTGCCCGGACCGCCACGCGAAATGCGGCCGATGTTTACGGCGTACGTTCGCCCCAAACTGACGCCCCTGGCCGGCAGCGCGCGCCTCCGCACCCGGACGCTACGGGTGGCCGGCATGGGCGAGTCTCAAGTGGATGACCTGATTGCCCCGATTTATACGCGCTACACCAACCCCACCACGACGATCCTGTTCAACAACACCGAAGTCGAACTGCATTTTACTGCCAGCGCACCCTCGGATGCCGAAGCCGAGGCGCTGCTCGATGAGGTCGTCGGGCAAGTTGAGGAGGTGCTTGGCGTCAATGTGTTCTCACACCGTGGTGAGACGCTGGAGCAAATTGTCGGGCTGCGGTTGACGCTGAAGGGCTACACGATTGCCACGGCTGAAAGCTGTACGGGAGGGCTGCTGTCCAAGCGCCTTACCGATGTGCCGGGCAGCTCGAAGTATTTTTTGGAAGGCGTCATTGCCTACACCAACGAGGCCAAAACCCGCCTGCTGGGTGTTCCGGCCGAACTCATTGCCGAACACGGCGCGGTCAGCGCCGAAGTCGCCGAAGCCATGGCAACTGGCATCAAGGCGCGCGCCGGAACGACGATTGGCGTTGGGATTACGGGCATTGCCGGCCCCGATGGCGGGACGGATGAAAAGCCGGTCGGGTTGGTCTATGTCGGCGTCGCCGGCGACTTCATCGTGACGCACCGGAAGTTCATCCTGCCCGGCGACCGCGACCGCATCCGCCACCTGGCTTCGCAGGTGGCGCTTGATCTGGTCCGGCGGACTTTTCTGCTGTAA
- a CDS encoding ribose-phosphate diphosphokinase, producing MRVFCGNANRPLAEEICRYLGIQLGDANTTRFSDGEFNYQINENVRGADVFIVQPTCPPVDSHVVELLIMLDAFRRSSAERITAVIPYFGYARKDRKDRPRVPISAKVMANIITTAGATRVLTMDLHAGQIQGFFDIPVDHLYAAPVLLDYFAKKKLENLVVVAPDAGGVERARAYAKRLDADLALADKRRDKERANTVEVMNIVGQVEGRPALIVDDMVDTAGSLTQVAQAIADKGATAVYACCTHAVLSGPALERIADSPIEELVVTNTIPHPNLALSRIRVLSVAGLLAEAIRSIHTATSVSRLFV from the coding sequence ATGCGCGTGTTCTGTGGCAACGCCAATCGTCCCCTGGCGGAGGAAATCTGTCGCTACCTTGGTATTCAGCTCGGCGACGCCAACACCACCCGTTTCAGCGACGGCGAGTTCAACTACCAGATCAACGAAAACGTCCGGGGGGCCGATGTCTTCATCGTTCAACCGACCTGCCCGCCAGTGGACAGCCACGTCGTTGAACTGCTCATCATGCTGGATGCCTTCCGGCGATCCTCGGCAGAACGCATCACGGCGGTCATCCCCTACTTTGGCTATGCCCGCAAGGACCGGAAAGACCGCCCACGGGTGCCGATTTCAGCCAAAGTCATGGCCAACATCATCACCACTGCCGGGGCGACGCGGGTGTTGACCATGGACCTGCACGCCGGGCAGATTCAGGGCTTTTTCGACATTCCGGTGGATCACCTCTACGCTGCGCCGGTGCTGCTGGATTACTTTGCCAAGAAAAAGCTGGAAAACCTCGTTGTTGTGGCGCCGGATGCCGGCGGCGTCGAGCGCGCCCGGGCCTACGCCAAGCGGCTGGACGCCGACCTGGCCCTGGCCGACAAGCGGCGCGACAAAGAGCGGGCCAACACCGTCGAGGTGATGAACATCGTGGGACAGGTCGAAGGCCGGCCCGCCCTCATTGTGGATGACATGGTGGATACGGCCGGGTCACTGACGCAGGTTGCTCAGGCCATTGCCGACAAGGGGGCAACAGCCGTCTATGCCTGCTGTACCCATGCCGTGCTTTCCGGCCCGGCATTGGAGCGGATTGCCGACTCTCCGATTGAAGAACTTGTGGTGACGAACACCATTCCGCATCCGAACCTGGCCTTGTCCAGGATTCGGGTGTTGAGTGTGGCAGGATTGCTGGCGGAAGCCATCCGTTCGATCCACACCGCCACGTCGGTCAGTCGGCTTTTTGTGTAG
- the pth gene encoding aminoacyl-tRNA hydrolase, translating into MKCVVGLGNPGATYALTRHNIGFLVVDALAERAGRPIKLAECEALTGRITLGTEVVLLAKPQTFMNASGQAVALLCAKYDCNPQHDLLAVVDDVALPFGRLRLRAKGSAGGHNGLKSLNAKLKTEHYARLRVGIGPAHPVGNLADFVLSRFSAAEQSELPALTARAADAVEAWVCHGIELAMARFNA; encoded by the coding sequence GTGAAGTGTGTCGTGGGACTTGGCAATCCCGGCGCAACCTATGCCCTGACGCGCCACAACATCGGCTTTCTGGTAGTGGATGCACTGGCGGAACGTGCCGGCCGGCCCATCAAGCTGGCGGAGTGCGAAGCCCTGACCGGTCGCATCACCTTGGGAACCGAAGTTGTCCTGCTCGCCAAGCCGCAGACCTTCATGAATGCTTCGGGACAGGCGGTGGCGTTGCTGTGCGCCAAGTATGACTGTAACCCACAGCACGACCTGCTGGCCGTTGTGGACGACGTGGCCCTGCCTTTTGGCCGCCTGCGCTTGCGCGCCAAAGGAAGCGCCGGTGGTCACAACGGTTTGAAGTCCTTGAATGCAAAGCTCAAGACCGAGCACTATGCCCGCCTTCGGGTGGGCATCGGCCCGGCGCACCCCGTCGGGAACCTGGCGGATTTCGTCCTCAGCCGTTTTTCGGCGGCGGAACAGTCAGAGTTGCCAGCCTTGACGGCGCGTGCTGCCGATGCCGTCGAAGCTTGGGTGTGCCATGGCATCGAGCTGGCGATGGCGCGGTTCAATGCCTGA
- the ispE gene encoding 4-(cytidine 5'-diphospho)-2-C-methyl-D-erythritol kinase, producing the protein MRPVDRAGSDGPRMPMPVVFPSFAKINLSLEVIGRRPDGYHELRTVFQTIDLCDWLEIDITDEPAISLTCDEPTLACDERNLVVRAARGLQAATGVRQGARLHLRKRIPMQAGLGGGSSNAAVTLLALQRLWGVALPVAACQRAAAALGADVPFFLTGGTALGLGRGDDITPLPEVHLPVIVVVNPGLAIPTGLVFQRLNAGLTDAETVRKLAACLPSRVDWLATGNDLEATVFDAFPLVREVRDRLFALGAQVARMSGSGSTVFGLFGDAQAGEAARQACLNAGWQAWLVSSVSREVYAERLKGTMTGLAW; encoded by the coding sequence ATGCGGCCGGTTGACCGGGCCGGTTCAGACGGCCCACGGATGCCCATGCCCGTTGTGTTTCCATCCTTTGCCAAGATCAACCTGTCGCTGGAAGTCATCGGCCGGCGGCCCGACGGCTATCACGAACTGCGAACGGTCTTTCAGACGATTGACCTCTGCGATTGGCTGGAAATTGACATCACGGACGAGCCGGCCATCTCGCTGACCTGCGATGAACCGACACTGGCCTGCGACGAGCGGAATCTGGTCGTGCGGGCGGCCCGGGGGCTTCAGGCGGCGACGGGGGTGAGGCAGGGAGCACGCCTGCACCTGCGGAAGCGCATCCCCATGCAGGCTGGATTGGGCGGCGGAAGCAGCAATGCGGCTGTGACGCTTCTGGCGCTGCAACGCCTGTGGGGCGTTGCCCTTCCGGTGGCGGCGTGCCAGCGTGCGGCCGCCGCGTTGGGCGCGGACGTGCCCTTTTTTCTGACCGGCGGCACCGCACTCGGCCTGGGCCGCGGGGATGACATTACCCCCCTGCCGGAGGTTCACCTGCCGGTTATTGTGGTCGTCAATCCGGGACTGGCGATTCCGACCGGCCTGGTGTTTCAGCGTCTGAACGCAGGGTTGACAGACGCAGAGACCGTCCGTAAACTGGCGGCTTGCTTACCAAGCCGGGTGGATTGGTTGGCAACTGGAAATGACCTCGAAGCGACCGTTTTTGACGCTTTCCCTCTGGTACGGGAAGTGCGCGACCGGTTGTTCGCCCTTGGCGCTCAGGTGGCCCGCATGTCAGGCAGCGGCAGCACGGTGTTCGGTCTCTTCGGGGATGCACAGGCCGGGGAGGCGGCGCGGCAGGCTTGTCTGAACGCCGGATGGCAGGCGTGGCTGGTATCCTCGGTGAGCCGTGAAGTTTATGCGGAGCGCCTGAAGGGCACGATGACCGGACTGGCGTGGTGA